The genomic DNA CGGCCGCCCGCGCCCCGTCCCTGTAGTGCACGTGGACCACCCGGCGGTCCACGCTGTCACGCGACCTACGGATATGACCGGCCTTCTCAAGGCGGTCGAGACAAGCCGTGACCGCCCCCGATGTCAGTCCCAGGTGCTCCCGCAGCCGCCCGGGCGTCAGCGGTTCCGGGCTGTCCAGGACGACGCCGAGCGCCTGCACGTCGGTCGGATGCAGGCCCTGCGCGAGGGCGAAGCCGTGGACCAGCCTGGTGATCTCCCCATGCGTACGGCGCAGCGCGACAGCGAAATGCTGGAGGTCGCCCGGCGCCACGTTCGGGGCCCCGGTCTCTTGGTCGTCAGTACTGGCCACACGATCAGCCTATAGAAGCGACACGTCGGTCCCTTCCAGGTCCCGGCGGCCGCACTGCCGGTCCATGAGTTGGACCGAGATGTCCGACGCAACCGTCCGTGCCCTGGAACGGGTGTGTCCGACAGCCGACCCCGGTGGATTTCGGCGGCGGGTCTCCGCCCGTGGAACACGCACCCATCCGGACGGGCCCCGTCCAGGCAGCGGCGTACCTGCCCCAAGGCGTGGACGCCCTGCTGGTCCTCGGCCTCGTCCTGTGGGCGGCGGGACTGGCCTTCG from Streptomyces sp. NBC_01707 includes the following:
- a CDS encoding MarR family winged helix-turn-helix transcriptional regulator, whose amino-acid sequence is MASTDDQETGAPNVAPGDLQHFAVALRRTHGEITRLVHGFALAQGLHPTDVQALGVVLDSPEPLTPGRLREHLGLTSGAVTACLDRLEKAGHIRRSRDSVDRRVVHVHYRDGARAAARRYFRPLAEATARATDSFDEQELATALRFLTVLNEELGALRVPRR